One Mesorhizobium sp. WSM2240 DNA segment encodes these proteins:
- a CDS encoding type IV secretory system conjugative DNA transfer family protein produces MVQVIKGLVVTLMVMAVGVVFFAIAYAGVDWYETGSFALIQDLDRDPFATLRRAHADVAILGHYQQALYAAGLALIGVMVLAVMAVLMTRKASNDAKFLSLAEVNRAGLTKRGGVFIGRAGGNLVSVIGAFTQRGSNKRRFTKPKLAGGKKLWVDGDDVGGFVVGPPRSGKGAALIIPNALLWPDSLVVLDMRGETYQATAGYRSTFSKVIRFSPADEKGETECYNPLDFISLDSDQRDIDIRNIAAALFPRPTTGETYWVDDGRMLFAGVISYVMETPRLQDSQRTLRQALRIMNGADRPFLEWIQALREEEAKEISDYTLQMLASYAEMSDKQFSGLFGSVRTGLNPFMNERLLRATDKSTFDIRNLKREKVSLYLDFRIEQIRSIGPLFNVLITQLMNYMAKEMPEQGEHRVLILLDEFQNLGKLENVMEAATILGGYGVPTWFFVQSLKSVDTIYREEGRKTLVNSARVQVFFGAQDAEDLKYISDTLGERTEVQKDVSKTQATMFDMHYARTVHVKEVRRPLMRPDEIRTMSRNKCIILPRGSHAIFGTRNFYFADAELSKRAWMPLPVFKAAAAKVDKEPDAGRKAAPKPSAGFSDMLVPPRFARANEAAPALTRPRGAVFAAKAGRRPPPPTRPVTVTTYIAANPKPSAGRVPMPRNTPDLAAITRAAGRNHAVSIAHAKIAEAISRVARVAAKAANKSEADAGLSDLETAVQDID; encoded by the coding sequence ATGGTGCAGGTCATCAAGGGATTGGTCGTGACGCTCATGGTCATGGCCGTGGGCGTTGTTTTTTTCGCCATCGCCTATGCAGGCGTCGATTGGTACGAGACGGGCTCCTTCGCCCTGATTCAGGATCTCGACCGGGATCCTTTTGCCACACTGCGCCGCGCCCACGCCGATGTCGCCATTCTCGGCCACTATCAGCAGGCGCTCTATGCGGCCGGCCTGGCGCTCATTGGCGTGATGGTGCTGGCTGTCATGGCCGTGCTGATGACGCGCAAGGCATCGAACGATGCCAAATTTCTTAGTTTGGCGGAAGTCAACCGGGCCGGCCTGACGAAACGAGGCGGCGTCTTCATCGGCCGCGCGGGCGGCAATCTCGTGAGCGTCATCGGCGCGTTCACCCAGCGCGGTTCCAACAAGAGACGCTTCACCAAGCCGAAGCTCGCAGGCGGAAAAAAGCTATGGGTCGATGGCGACGACGTCGGCGGCTTCGTCGTCGGGCCGCCGCGATCGGGCAAGGGTGCCGCCCTGATCATCCCGAATGCGCTGCTCTGGCCGGATTCGCTTGTGGTGCTCGACATGCGGGGCGAGACCTATCAGGCGACAGCGGGTTATCGCTCAACCTTTTCCAAGGTCATTCGGTTCTCACCGGCCGACGAAAAAGGCGAGACGGAATGCTATAATCCGCTCGATTTTATTAGCCTCGACAGCGACCAGCGCGACATCGACATTCGCAACATCGCGGCTGCGCTGTTTCCACGCCCGACGACAGGCGAAACCTATTGGGTCGACGACGGTCGCATGCTCTTTGCCGGCGTGATCTCCTACGTCATGGAGACGCCCCGCCTCCAGGACAGCCAGCGAACGCTGCGTCAGGCGCTTCGTATCATGAATGGCGCCGACCGGCCGTTCCTGGAATGGATTCAGGCACTGCGCGAGGAGGAAGCGAAGGAGATTTCAGACTACACGCTGCAGATGCTCGCCAGCTACGCCGAAATGTCGGACAAGCAGTTTTCCGGCCTGTTCGGCAGCGTGAGAACGGGTCTCAATCCGTTCATGAACGAGCGGCTTTTGCGCGCGACCGACAAGAGCACCTTCGACATCCGCAATCTCAAGCGCGAAAAGGTCTCGCTCTATCTCGACTTTCGTATCGAGCAAATCCGCTCGATCGGGCCGTTGTTCAATGTCCTGATTACACAGCTGATGAACTATATGGCGAAAGAGATGCCCGAACAGGGTGAGCATCGTGTCCTCATCTTGCTCGACGAGTTCCAGAACCTCGGGAAACTCGAAAACGTCATGGAAGCGGCCACCATCCTCGGCGGCTATGGCGTGCCGACCTGGTTCTTTGTCCAGTCTCTCAAGTCGGTGGACACCATCTATCGCGAGGAAGGCCGCAAAACGCTGGTCAACTCCGCGCGTGTCCAGGTGTTTTTCGGCGCGCAAGACGCGGAGGACCTGAAATACATCTCCGACACCCTGGGCGAGCGCACCGAAGTCCAGAAGGATGTCAGCAAAACCCAAGCGACGATGTTCGACATGCATTACGCGCGCACCGTGCACGTGAAGGAGGTCCGTCGGCCCTTGATGCGCCCCGACGAGATCCGCACCATGAGCCGCAACAAATGCATCATCCTTCCTCGCGGTTCGCATGCAATTTTCGGCACGCGCAATTTCTATTTTGCCGACGCTGAGCTGTCGAAACGTGCATGGATGCCGCTTCCGGTCTTCAAAGCGGCGGCCGCCAAGGTCGACAAGGAACCGGATGCCGGCCGGAAAGCAGCACCAAAACCGAGTGCTGGTTTTAGCGACATGTTGGTTCCGCCACGATTTGCGCGCGCGAATGAGGCGGCGCCAGCATTAACGCGGCCGCGCGGTGCGGTTTTCGCGGCTAAGGCTGGCAGGCGCCCTCCCCCACCAACGCGTCCGGTCACCGTGACGACCTACATTGCAGCGAACCCTAAACCATCAGCCGGTCGGGTACCCATGCCTCGGAATACGCCTGACCTGGCTGCGATTACGCGCGCCGCCGGGCGCAACCATGCTGTATCGATAGCCCATGCGAAGATTGCGGAGGCGATTAGCCGGGTGGCGAGGGTCGCCGCGAAAGCGGCCAATAAATCGGAAGCAGACGCCGGCTTGAGCGATCTCGAGACAGCCGTGCAAGATATTGATTAG
- the virB11 gene encoding P-type DNA transfer ATPase VirB11, with translation MTMIKHPATASPATSSSPYAKFPILEMELEPLHELLRQDNVSELSVNRPGQIFVERLGAEEMERISDVRLTEKWIRNLATLVASSTNQQVNEQKPILSAALPSGERIQFVLPPAAPDGGAISIRKQVIMDMTVDDYAKRGAFEETRMGNELGLSEEETELVELIGGSDPMKFLEHAVKNRVSIVVSGGTSTGKTTFLNALLKLIPPSERIITIEDTRELKPVTWNTVALLSSKGDQGLAKVDAQSLLEASLRMRPDRLLLGELRGAEAFSFLQAINTGHPGSLTTVHANSARAAYERLALMVMQGGVKLSREEIMDYLKEVIPIVVQLSRRDAGRRVVSEITFTKAERLG, from the coding sequence ATGACCATGATCAAACACCCGGCCACTGCTTCGCCGGCTACCTCATCGAGCCCATATGCTAAGTTCCCGATTCTGGAAATGGAGCTGGAACCCCTTCACGAACTTCTACGGCAGGACAATGTTTCCGAGCTTTCCGTCAACAGGCCGGGCCAAATCTTTGTCGAGCGGCTTGGCGCCGAGGAAATGGAACGGATCTCTGACGTCAGGCTGACCGAGAAATGGATTCGCAACCTCGCAACACTTGTCGCCAGCTCAACCAATCAACAGGTGAATGAGCAAAAGCCCATCTTGTCGGCGGCACTCCCCAGCGGCGAGCGCATTCAATTCGTGCTGCCGCCGGCAGCACCGGACGGTGGCGCCATTTCGATCCGCAAGCAGGTCATCATGGACATGACCGTGGACGACTACGCCAAGCGCGGCGCGTTCGAAGAAACGCGTATGGGCAATGAGCTCGGCTTGTCGGAAGAAGAAACGGAACTAGTTGAGCTGATCGGCGGCTCCGATCCAATGAAATTTCTGGAGCATGCGGTCAAGAATCGCGTGTCGATCGTTGTTTCGGGCGGCACGTCGACCGGCAAGACGACCTTCCTGAACGCCTTGCTAAAGCTCATTCCTCCGAGCGAACGGATAATCACCATCGAGGACACGCGCGAGCTGAAGCCCGTCACGTGGAATACCGTGGCCCTACTCTCCTCCAAGGGCGACCAGGGCCTGGCGAAGGTCGACGCGCAAAGCCTTCTCGAGGCGTCGTTGCGTATGCGACCGGACCGATTGTTGCTCGGCGAGTTGCGCGGCGCGGAAGCTTTTTCTTTTCTGCAGGCGATCAACACGGGGCACCCCGGATCGTTGACCACAGTACACGCCAATTCGGCGCGCGCCGCCTATGAGCGCCTGGCGCTGATGGTCATGCAGGGCGGCGTGAAACTCTCGCGCGAGGAGATCATGGACTACCTGAAAGAGGTGATCCCGATCGTCGTCCAGCTCTCGCGTCGAGATGCCGGCCGGCGCGTGGTGAGCGAGATAACTTTCACAAAGGCCGAACGCCTCGGCTGA
- the virB10 gene encoding type IV secretion system protein VirB10 — MSNIDYHELDGGSPVARRNAGLGTKLGIAGIGLLLAGGLLYINWPSGPSDRNTTSNDEEAFETSTFQPRQPATPATELPPQDQIVIPPPQTPPPQQSADVDQTVAPGVDLEEQRRLLEQQMREAEARRLAEEEARRREEEARLAEEERKRKEQEEKELWERLRSSQIVTDGEQDAPAGEAAAAIAGDGQLVPVPGADLDPNKAFLAQAEVSRNAKATATKNNRTDALIAEGTMIRGFLETAINTDLPGMVRAVVREDVYSLDGRRVLIPKGSRLTGEYKSGIARGQTRVFVVWNRMIRSDGVSVNIGSPGADSLGRGGMAGRVDRHWLERFGSAIVLSIVGGAAEYLSALADPSGGRRQETITRVDPITGEVTTITIDPERTEEEARQIAIERSASTMTELAKEAFEDSRNIPPTIYVDQGTSVIVFVRRDLDFSELYADPVQEELARLKRGGRPRAAIDPVPLYMTLKDNWFPAAPPVTK, encoded by the coding sequence ATGTCGAACATAGACTATCATGAGCTCGACGGTGGTAGCCCGGTTGCCCGGCGAAATGCAGGTTTGGGTACGAAACTCGGCATAGCCGGGATCGGGCTGCTGCTGGCCGGCGGGCTGTTGTATATCAACTGGCCGAGCGGACCGTCCGACCGGAACACGACATCGAACGACGAAGAGGCTTTCGAGACCTCGACCTTTCAACCCCGCCAGCCGGCGACGCCGGCGACGGAATTGCCACCGCAAGACCAGATTGTCATCCCGCCTCCTCAGACACCGCCACCGCAACAATCGGCCGACGTCGACCAGACAGTCGCGCCGGGCGTCGATCTTGAGGAGCAGCGGCGCTTGCTCGAACAGCAAATGCGCGAAGCCGAAGCCCGCCGGCTTGCCGAGGAGGAGGCCCGCCGCCGAGAGGAAGAGGCTAGGCTGGCGGAGGAAGAGCGCAAGCGAAAGGAGCAGGAAGAAAAGGAGCTGTGGGAGCGGCTGCGCTCGAGTCAGATTGTCACTGACGGGGAACAGGACGCCCCGGCAGGCGAAGCGGCCGCGGCGATCGCCGGCGACGGCCAGCTCGTTCCTGTTCCTGGGGCAGACCTGGACCCCAACAAGGCGTTCCTCGCCCAGGCCGAAGTAAGTCGCAACGCCAAGGCGACGGCGACGAAGAATAACCGCACGGATGCCCTGATTGCAGAGGGCACCATGATCCGCGGTTTTCTTGAAACTGCCATCAACACCGACTTGCCTGGAATGGTGCGGGCGGTCGTGCGCGAGGATGTCTACTCGCTTGACGGTCGTCGTGTGCTGATCCCGAAAGGGTCGCGCCTTACCGGCGAATACAAGTCCGGCATTGCACGCGGCCAGACGCGGGTCTTTGTCGTCTGGAACCGGATGATCCGGTCCGACGGCGTGTCGGTCAACATCGGCTCGCCTGGTGCTGACAGCCTTGGCCGTGGCGGCATGGCCGGTCGTGTCGATCGCCACTGGCTGGAACGCTTCGGCTCGGCGATCGTGCTGTCGATCGTTGGCGGTGCGGCGGAATACCTTTCGGCGCTCGCCGACCCGAGCGGCGGCCGCCGCCAGGAGACGATTACCCGTGTCGATCCTATCACTGGCGAGGTGACGACGATCACGATCGATCCGGAGCGGACGGAAGAGGAAGCCCGTCAGATCGCGATCGAACGCTCCGCAAGCACGATGACCGAATTGGCCAAGGAGGCTTTCGAGGATTCGCGCAACATCCCGCCGACGATCTATGTCGACCAAGGTACGTCAGTGATCGTCTTTGTGCGGCGCGATCTCGATTTTTCGGAACTTTACGCCGATCCGGTCCAGGAAGAGCTGGCGAGACTCAAACGCGGCGGCAGACCGCGTGCCGCGATCGACCCTGTTCCCCTCTACATGACGCTGAAAGACAATTGGTTTCCGGCAGCACCCCCGGTGACCAAATGA
- a CDS encoding TrbG/VirB9 family P-type conjugative transfer protein, protein MRRRLRKVALSAALCLALSCPALSRDGRIRYVTFNNDNVVTIQAAIGVSTMVQLSPTEVIETISAGDTIGWSIVPKKGSGILFVKPLVENAETNVNIVTNKRVYSLLLVGSREPSLRASFHVRFKYPDEDVNARLLAQAEESALNPSLKNIDPSMLNYDYAYRGDDSLKPRVVFDDGRKMFLQFTGDVPAIFVVEAKGRESLVNLRTEGEYMIVDKVARQFTLRAGDKTLCLYNRQSPSQRMPDPIEDIYGPSKLSKKSKRGQFEQRSR, encoded by the coding sequence ATGAGGCGGCGGCTGAGAAAGGTCGCGCTGTCGGCCGCGCTTTGCCTGGCGTTGTCGTGCCCGGCGCTGTCGCGCGACGGCCGGATTCGCTACGTCACCTTCAACAACGACAATGTCGTGACGATCCAGGCTGCGATCGGCGTCTCGACGATGGTCCAGCTCAGCCCGACGGAAGTTATCGAGACGATTTCGGCCGGCGACACGATCGGTTGGTCGATCGTGCCGAAGAAGGGCTCGGGCATCCTGTTCGTCAAGCCGCTGGTCGAAAACGCCGAGACCAACGTCAACATCGTCACCAACAAGCGGGTCTATTCCCTGCTCCTCGTCGGCTCGCGCGAACCGTCGCTCAGGGCATCGTTTCATGTTCGGTTCAAATACCCTGACGAGGACGTGAACGCGCGGCTCCTCGCCCAAGCCGAAGAAAGCGCCCTCAATCCGTCGCTGAAAAACATCGACCCGTCGATGCTGAACTACGACTACGCCTATCGCGGTGATGACTCGCTCAAGCCGCGGGTCGTGTTCGATGACGGGAGGAAAATGTTCCTGCAATTCACGGGCGACGTGCCGGCGATCTTCGTTGTCGAAGCCAAAGGCCGTGAATCTCTGGTGAACCTGCGCACTGAAGGCGAGTACATGATCGTCGACAAGGTTGCGCGGCAATTCACCCTGCGGGCCGGCGACAAAACGTTGTGCCTCTATAACCGTCAATCTCCATCGCAACGCATGCCGGATCCGATTGAAGACATTTATGGCCCGTCGAAGCTCAGCAAAAAGAGCAAGCGTGGACAGTTCGAACAGAGGAGCCGCTGA
- a CDS encoding VirB8/TrbF family protein — translation MSNEPTETGVVDQRYFQQGKSWEDDTHRSLRRSRTFAWLLTGVFGAIALLSLVALVLLFPLKQYEPYMVAVDKTTGYLEIARALKPGDLSQDEAVTAANIVRYIRARETYDPRMIKSNFDLAQLYSTGSAADDLVREFTPSNPSSKDKRYGTDTTISVTVKSVSFLNRTTATVRLSTEEKRQNTTRREHWVAVVKFRYTSTPLKNEYRFDNPLGFQVAEYRRDQESLPDATPADRTVQ, via the coding sequence GTGTCAAATGAACCGACCGAAACAGGCGTAGTCGACCAGCGGTACTTCCAACAGGGCAAGTCGTGGGAAGACGATACCCATCGCAGTTTACGGCGATCACGAACGTTCGCGTGGCTGCTGACCGGAGTTTTCGGCGCCATCGCGCTTCTCTCTCTGGTGGCGCTCGTCCTGCTTTTTCCGCTCAAGCAATACGAACCCTACATGGTCGCTGTCGACAAGACGACCGGCTACCTGGAAATTGCACGAGCCCTGAAACCGGGTGATCTGTCCCAGGATGAAGCGGTCACGGCGGCGAATATCGTGCGCTATATCCGGGCGCGCGAGACCTACGACCCGCGCATGATCAAATCGAATTTCGATCTGGCGCAGCTTTATTCGACCGGATCTGCCGCCGACGATCTCGTGCGGGAATTTACGCCCTCGAATCCGAGTTCCAAAGACAAGCGCTACGGGACCGACACGACCATCAGCGTAACGGTGAAGTCGGTGTCGTTCCTCAATCGCACGACGGCAACGGTCCGCCTTTCGACAGAAGAGAAGCGGCAGAACACGACGCGGCGTGAGCACTGGGTGGCGGTCGTCAAATTCCGCTACACTAGCACCCCACTCAAGAACGAGTATCGGTTCGACAATCCATTGGGCTTTCAGGTCGCGGAATATCGGCGTGACCAGGAATCGCTTCCCGACGCCACGCCGGCCGACAGGACGGTACAATGA
- a CDS encoding type IV secretion system protein — translation MNPVSTIISDLLNGVDQAGARFVEVLYKRVGLYSENLFFAMLVLYVVVWGYMQIFGRSTASPLEAAWRLGRAIAIYWFVTNWAPFSETIYTLVQSIPEILANRIVQTISSTTGTQVSSVDAVPAMFDGLYEATLRVVPLIYTGSLTDFFGALLAIIIIIFTLLFIGVAVAAIIAAKVLLFIILALGPVWIIMALFNYSFKFTEGFFTVTANLVVQQLLIYGFLGFYYYMVQLSVTAMDGGGGTDITGKLAHVMPLLLVTLVGFYVLLQVPIIAGILTGSGPIGTAGAIGSMWRSARGAADNVVTRTTTRAGGSFLRGSAEGRQRFASDMRAINIQRETARNASSL, via the coding sequence ATGAACCCTGTTTCGACCATCATCAGCGACCTTCTGAACGGCGTGGATCAGGCCGGGGCTCGCTTTGTAGAGGTCCTTTACAAGCGCGTCGGCCTTTATAGCGAAAACCTGTTTTTCGCGATGCTGGTCCTCTACGTGGTCGTTTGGGGTTACATGCAGATATTCGGCCGCTCGACGGCCTCGCCACTGGAGGCTGCGTGGCGGCTCGGCCGGGCGATCGCCATCTATTGGTTTGTCACCAACTGGGCCCCGTTCTCCGAGACAATCTATACGCTGGTGCAGTCGATCCCGGAAATTCTGGCCAATCGGATCGTCCAGACGATTTCGTCGACCACCGGCACTCAGGTTTCTTCGGTCGATGCGGTGCCGGCGATGTTCGACGGTCTTTACGAAGCGACGCTAAGGGTCGTGCCGTTGATCTACACCGGCTCCTTAACCGACTTTTTTGGTGCGCTTCTGGCCATCATCATCATTATTTTCACGCTGCTTTTCATCGGCGTCGCCGTCGCCGCGATCATTGCCGCCAAGGTGCTGCTGTTCATCATCCTGGCTCTTGGGCCGGTGTGGATCATCATGGCCCTCTTCAATTATTCATTCAAATTTACCGAGGGCTTTTTCACCGTCACCGCGAACTTGGTGGTGCAGCAATTGCTGATCTACGGGTTTCTCGGCTTCTACTACTACATGGTGCAGCTCTCGGTTACTGCCATGGACGGTGGTGGCGGCACCGATATTACCGGCAAGCTCGCGCACGTCATGCCGCTTTTGCTGGTCACTTTGGTCGGCTTCTACGTCCTGCTACAGGTGCCGATCATCGCCGGCATCCTGACGGGGAGCGGACCGATAGGAACTGCCGGAGCGATCGGCTCCATGTGGCGGTCTGCAAGGGGCGCGGCAGACAACGTCGTGACCCGCACAACGACGCGCGCCGGTGGATCATTCCTGCGGGGATCGGCGGAAGGTCGACAGAGATTCGCGTCTGATATGAGGGCGATCAATATTCAACGCGAGACAGCTAGGAACGCGTCCTCGCTATAG
- a CDS encoding type IV secretion system protein — MKRTVAASLFLVASTALGNAQIAVIDGANLDVARENAENTNSIMRSNDDILEKSKEILQALSGTRNGSLGISQQGLGGGMSIAAAPSFGSVLNGGTLSFGGLGGQAQQIAGAVINGLQLVKQLKAVIQGEDPGAVNSLYSGSVNTSALLAALTQQASQGVTTREQSLQSATGQIGQAENVKGSVDENTRMQLETARSINELIGVQNGAVSALNEDLKFRLTQQSQVQKMLQFKDVNPFKNAGGSQ, encoded by the coding sequence ATGAAACGGACTGTTGCAGCATCGCTATTCCTGGTCGCCTCGACTGCGCTCGGGAATGCCCAAATCGCAGTGATCGACGGCGCGAATCTGGATGTCGCGCGAGAAAACGCCGAAAACACCAATTCGATCATGAGGAGCAATGACGACATCCTTGAGAAGTCGAAGGAGATCCTGCAGGCGCTTTCCGGGACGCGAAACGGCTCGCTCGGTATCAGTCAACAGGGTCTTGGCGGGGGGATGTCGATCGCCGCTGCGCCATCGTTCGGATCGGTTCTCAACGGCGGGACGCTTTCGTTCGGCGGGCTCGGTGGTCAGGCACAACAGATCGCCGGCGCGGTGATCAACGGCCTGCAGTTGGTCAAGCAGCTGAAGGCCGTCATCCAGGGTGAAGACCCAGGCGCCGTGAACAGCCTTTACAGCGGCAGCGTCAACACCTCTGCGCTGCTGGCTGCACTGACCCAGCAAGCTTCGCAGGGCGTGACAACCCGGGAACAGTCGCTGCAATCGGCGACCGGCCAGATCGGTCAGGCGGAGAACGTCAAGGGTTCGGTCGACGAGAATACGCGGATGCAGCTGGAAACAGCGCGCTCGATCAATGAGCTTATCGGCGTCCAGAACGGCGCGGTGTCGGCCCTCAACGAAGACCTGAAGTTCCGGCTGACGCAGCAATCTCAGGTTCAAAAGATGCTGCAATTCAAAGACGTGAACCCATTCAAGAATGCCGGCGGTTCGCAGTAG
- a CDS encoding transglycosylase SLT domain-containing protein, whose amino-acid sequence MSKQLKAGPMAALFATVVTAPMLISPSIGLAQIAVEDDPNLVERKKDEFQNDSSHEDKTSETGQRKAVACTYSNKYRNEMFRRSPQQALARDAGNVSLIRYYAKKYGVSEGVALSVSYQEARFDTCAGSHTGVKGAMQLTKGTGRGLGFDRDINEQNIEGGVKLLSQAVKKCGGTNYACLASYYNGSTAAEQANWAAGVGRWHGYFNEYVGSGKAPAAAPPPFSIQASGTGAAGAAQTGGVTAVNKTATGLETGSAQRSQYSSLIDTLAAGVGTKEEYMDAWDENSTARGLNADLLNQLIQGSAAVNELLNARLLQRNTKLSQVSRFGTSEGTENPFSCDPVILGRLEVPEPLWPGCAKRVTGSGGAEEITHVPNADAAAGALEHMQRNAQ is encoded by the coding sequence ATGAGCAAGCAGCTTAAGGCCGGCCCGATGGCCGCATTGTTCGCAACGGTCGTGACAGCGCCGATGCTCATCTCCCCGAGCATTGGTCTGGCACAAATCGCTGTTGAAGACGATCCCAACCTCGTCGAGCGAAAAAAAGATGAATTTCAGAACGACAGTTCCCATGAGGACAAGACGTCTGAAACCGGACAGCGCAAGGCCGTCGCCTGCACCTACTCGAACAAATACCGGAACGAAATGTTTCGGCGCTCGCCACAACAGGCGCTCGCCCGCGATGCGGGCAATGTGTCGCTCATTCGATACTACGCAAAGAAGTATGGCGTTTCGGAAGGAGTGGCACTGTCCGTGTCCTACCAGGAAGCGCGCTTCGACACCTGCGCCGGCAGCCATACCGGCGTGAAAGGGGCGATGCAGCTCACCAAGGGCACGGGACGCGGCCTCGGCTTCGATCGCGACATCAACGAACAGAATATTGAGGGCGGGGTGAAGCTGCTGAGCCAGGCGGTCAAGAAATGCGGCGGCACGAACTACGCATGCCTCGCATCCTACTATAACGGTTCGACGGCGGCCGAACAGGCCAATTGGGCGGCCGGCGTCGGGCGCTGGCATGGATATTTCAATGAGTATGTGGGGTCGGGAAAGGCCCCGGCTGCTGCCCCACCGCCCTTCAGTATCCAGGCTAGCGGCACCGGCGCTGCCGGTGCTGCACAGACGGGCGGCGTCACTGCCGTCAACAAGACGGCTACTGGGCTCGAAACAGGCAGCGCGCAGCGATCGCAGTATTCCAGTCTCATCGACACGTTGGCGGCGGGTGTCGGGACCAAGGAAGAATACATGGACGCCTGGGACGAAAACTCCACGGCGCGCGGTTTGAATGCCGACCTGCTCAACCAGCTAATCCAGGGTTCTGCAGCGGTGAACGAACTGTTGAACGCCCGTCTTCTCCAGCGCAACACCAAGCTTTCTCAGGTGTCCAGATTTGGCACCAGTGAGGGCACGGAAAACCCCTTCTCGTGCGATCCCGTCATCCTCGGCAGGCTAGAAGTGCCGGAGCCTTTGTGGCCCGGCTGCGCCAAGCGCGTCACAGGATCGGGCGGCGCTGAAGAAATCACGCACGTTCCCAACGCCGACGCGGCGGCGGGTGCTTTGGAACATATGCAACGCAACGCGCAATAG
- a CDS encoding VirB3 family type IV secretion system protein: MNDNEDDLPTAEPVSLALTRPLMVLGVRYEVFWLNGLIGVVFFIATSNILLPPLVAVIGHGVSAYLCQRDIHMFHIFERLFLTKRAMGNTSFWGARSYSP; this comes from the coding sequence ATGAACGACAACGAAGACGACCTGCCGACGGCAGAGCCTGTGAGCCTCGCGCTAACGCGCCCCCTAATGGTGTTGGGCGTGCGTTACGAGGTTTTTTGGCTGAACGGCTTGATCGGTGTCGTGTTTTTCATCGCCACCAGCAACATTCTGCTTCCGCCCCTCGTGGCCGTGATCGGCCACGGGGTGTCAGCCTATCTGTGTCAACGCGACATTCACATGTTCCACATCTTCGAGCGCCTTTTTCTGACCAAGCGGGCGATGGGAAACACCTCGTTTTGGGGAGCCAGGAGCTATTCTCCGTGA
- a CDS encoding TrbC/VirB2 family protein — protein MSLKWSKFTLQLAAAVAIGSLLQPVAAFAQDAAPIEGVFDWLVGVLQGNIARSIAIIAVCFLGFMAMTGRLAWPLAFSIVVGIAFVFGASTLVDAIRETASS, from the coding sequence ATGTCATTGAAGTGGAGTAAATTCACACTGCAGCTCGCCGCTGCCGTTGCGATCGGCTCGCTTTTGCAGCCAGTCGCGGCCTTCGCCCAGGACGCTGCACCCATCGAAGGCGTCTTTGATTGGCTGGTCGGCGTCCTGCAGGGCAACATCGCGCGCTCTATCGCGATTATTGCAGTCTGTTTCCTCGGGTTTATGGCGATGACCGGCCGTTTGGCCTGGCCATTGGCATTCTCGATCGTCGTCGGCATCGCTTTCGTGTTTGGCGCCTCGACACTGGTCGACGCAATCCGCGAGACCGCTTCGAGCTAG
- a CDS encoding lytic transglycosylase domain-containing protein — MARVSFVGILAAGVALATQSQAQDAVSRQAPQPPNIAARVAAAFRAEKSAAYKVTLNQAVPTARSSAALPPTKCPAVDSKAVSDLVRAVAAQEGVDADLADAVAWVESRHGAARKQSSAGAVGIMQLMPETAGDLGVRDRCDVDANVRGGIKYLKHLHDEFGDPLLMLAAYNAGPANVRQSRGIPEFPETAGYIIKVLNRWKLSAMVGSSQPAKVSEINGEGKFENAWKDGHVIEVE, encoded by the coding sequence ATGGCCAGAGTTTCATTCGTCGGAATTCTTGCGGCAGGGGTTGCGCTGGCAACACAAAGCCAAGCACAGGATGCAGTCTCTCGGCAGGCTCCGCAACCGCCAAATATTGCAGCGCGTGTAGCCGCAGCGTTTCGGGCCGAAAAATCTGCCGCTTATAAGGTAACGTTGAATCAGGCGGTCCCAACGGCACGGTCGTCGGCTGCTCTACCGCCAACTAAGTGTCCGGCAGTCGATAGCAAGGCCGTCAGCGACCTCGTCCGCGCGGTGGCGGCGCAAGAGGGTGTTGATGCGGACCTGGCCGACGCTGTGGCTTGGGTCGAAAGCCGGCATGGCGCGGCGCGCAAGCAATCGTCGGCGGGCGCTGTGGGGATCATGCAGCTGATGCCGGAAACCGCGGGCGATCTTGGCGTTCGTGACAGGTGTGATGTCGATGCGAATGTTCGCGGCGGCATCAAATACCTGAAGCATCTCCACGACGAGTTCGGCGATCCATTGTTGATGCTCGCCGCATACAACGCCGGGCCCGCAAACGTTCGTCAGAGCCGGGGCATTCCGGAGTTTCCGGAGACGGCCGGCTACATCATCAAGGTTCTCAACCGCTGGAAGCTGTCGGCCATGGTCGGCTCGTCGCAGCCGGCGAAAGTGTCTGAGATCAATGGAGAAGGGAAGTTCGAAAATGCGTGGAAGGACGGACATGTCATTGAAGTGGAGTAA